The sequence below is a genomic window from Methylophilus sp. DW102.
TCACGCTGCATGTAGTACATGGCCAGCACGCCATTCGACTGCGCATCGCTACCGCCGGTAATGGCACGTTTTCTTGCTTCAAAACCGGTAAACAGGTTGCTGATCGCCAAAGTAGCTACCAGGCCAATCAGTAACCCGACCAGGAGCTCTACCAGGCTAAAGCCTGACTGCAAACGCTGTGATTTTGTGCCTGCCCTATTCATCTGCTGACCTTTGCTCAGGGCGAGACATCAAACAAATAGCTGGACGCATTAACTAAATGGCGCGTGCCGCCCGGCACTTGCCAGCCCACCGTGACGGTGATCATGCTGTTGGTGATGGCAGAAAAACTCAGGGTGCCGTTGGGTAACTGGGTTTTAATACTTTCCGTATCCACTTGGCTGACATAAGTCGCAGCATCACCGCCATAGGCCATCAGATTGGCAATATGGGTCTGTGCAATCAGCTGTGCCTCGGCACGGTAACGATTGTCACTGCTATTCTTGATCATGGCGCTTTGCAAGCCAACCAGGGCCAGCACCCCCATGCTAAAAATCACGACCGCCACCATCGCCTCAATCAATACAGATCCTGCTTGCTGGCCCAAGGTGGGTCGCGCCCTGTTAATGGATGTTTTTAACATGCGCGGGTATCCCCAACCGTGGTCACAGCAGGATCGCAAACCTTGACGTTGCCGCCTGCCGCCAATGTCACTCTCAATGCTTTACGTTCTTCTGCCTTGACCTGGCTGTTACTCACATTCACCATGGTCAGCGCATCCGGGCTGGCCGGGTCGCGCGTACCAAAACTGCTAAACACCGCGGTATAGTTATCTGCAGTCACGGTGACATTGCTGGATGCGCCTTCGGTGGCGCTTTTCTGGGTGATGACCGCTGGGCAGGCTGGCGTGATAGCGACGCAGCCAATCTGCCAGGCACTGTTGGTTTGCAACGTGAATTTCACTCGACTATTACGCTTGATCGCTTCGGCACGTGATTGCTGCAGACCGTTTCTGACAGACTCGGCCACGGTTCTGATTTGCGAATTGCCAATCGCCGTCTGAAAAGCCGGGATGGCAATACTGGAGACCGCCACCATCACAACCACGGTGACGACCAGCTCAATCAAGGTAAAGCCTTGCTGCTGCATTAGCAACTTCCTGAGGATGAAGTCAGCCAGCAAGTGGCGCCAGT
It includes:
- a CDS encoding GspH/FimT family pseudopilin — translated: MQQQGFTLIELVVTVVVMVAVSSIAIPAFQTAIGNSQIRTVAESVRNGLQQSRAEAIKRNSRVKFTLQTNSAWQIGCVAITPACPAVITQKSATEGASSNVTVTADNYTAVFSSFGTRDPASPDALTMVNVSNSQVKAEERKALRVTLAAGGNVKVCDPAVTTVGDTRAC